In Microbacterium foliorum, the following proteins share a genomic window:
- the thiL gene encoding thiamine-phosphate kinase, protein MSSRPRDDDPTLADLSEGEILRAILARTSRASHAIIGPGDDAAVIATPSGSVVATTDTLVHGPDFRLAWSSGYDLGWKAAAVNLADVAAMGARPTALLVALAVPRDLRLSFVEQLADGLREACTALAPGCAVVGGDLTVSDVLTVAVTALGDLESRPPVTRSGARVGDVVAVAGELGHAAHGLAVLFGRFRDGDTPIAVDPSVLGRGESAALAAQLRPSPPIGLGPFAATAGATAMMDISDGLALDARRMAAASAVTIALDSAALGDSPQRALAGGEDHALLATFPPGMLPSGFRIIGAVIPQGDHGLLVDDAPADVSGWDPYRDWDSTSG, encoded by the coding sequence ATGTCCTCCCGACCTCGCGACGATGATCCGACCCTCGCCGATCTTTCGGAGGGGGAGATCCTGCGGGCCATCCTGGCGAGGACTTCGCGGGCCAGTCACGCGATCATCGGACCCGGTGACGACGCGGCCGTGATCGCGACTCCGTCCGGATCCGTGGTCGCCACGACCGACACACTGGTGCACGGTCCTGACTTCCGGCTCGCGTGGTCGTCGGGGTATGACCTCGGGTGGAAGGCCGCGGCGGTGAACCTCGCCGACGTCGCCGCCATGGGTGCGCGCCCGACCGCGCTGCTCGTCGCGCTGGCGGTTCCACGCGATCTGCGGCTCTCCTTCGTCGAACAGCTCGCAGACGGATTGCGCGAGGCGTGCACGGCTCTCGCGCCCGGCTGCGCAGTCGTCGGTGGCGATCTCACCGTCTCCGACGTCCTCACCGTGGCTGTCACGGCCCTCGGCGATCTCGAGAGTCGGCCGCCCGTGACGCGCTCGGGTGCGCGGGTCGGCGATGTGGTCGCGGTGGCGGGGGAGCTCGGCCACGCCGCCCACGGACTCGCCGTGCTCTTCGGCAGGTTCCGCGATGGCGACACACCGATCGCTGTCGATCCGTCCGTGCTCGGACGGGGTGAGAGCGCGGCGCTGGCGGCGCAGCTGCGTCCGTCGCCGCCGATCGGCCTCGGACCGTTCGCCGCCACGGCCGGAGCCACCGCGATGATGGACATCTCGGACGGTCTCGCGCTCGATGCACGACGGATGGCGGCGGCCTCGGCCGTCACGATCGCCCTCGACAGCGCAGCCCTCGGAGACTCTCCGCAGCGTGCTCTCGCCGGCGGCGAGGATCACGCGCTGCTCGCCACCTTCCCTCCGGGGATGCTGCCGTCGGGCTTCCGCATCATCGGGGCTGTGATCCCGCAGGGCGACCACGGTCTACTGGTCGACGACGCCCCCGCCGACGTGAGCGGCTGGGACCCCTATCGAGACTGGGATTCGACCTCGGGCTGA
- the murA gene encoding UDP-N-acetylglucosamine 1-carboxyvinyltransferase, which yields MTTPVRDALPDGVPPLTGDVLAIRGGRPLRGRVDVKGAKNLATKAMVASLLGETVSVLRDVPAISDVAVVRSLLEVHGVRVSDGDEPGALVFDPSDVESAHFEEIDAHAGASRIPILFCGPLLHRLGQAFIPDLGGCRIGDRPIDFHLDALRKFGAIVEKLPSGIRLSTGGTRLHGANIHLPYPSVGATEQVLLTAVRAEGTTELRNAAIEPEIMDLIAVLQKMGAIISYEPNRVILIEGVETLRGYDHRSIFDRNEAASWASAALATDGEIFVGGAKQQEMLTFLNIFRKAGGWFDIKEDGILFRRDGELKPVVVETDVHPGFMTDWQQPLVVALTQANGRSVVHETVYENRLGFTDALVKMGADIVVHPRGLQDGPRRVPRRDLEQAAVITGPTPLHAADIVVPDLRGGYSHVIAALTAEGESRVSGVDILSRGYEKFLAKLDAVGADFDVIR from the coding sequence ATGACGACACCTGTGCGCGACGCTCTTCCGGACGGAGTCCCCCCACTCACCGGAGACGTCCTCGCCATTCGTGGAGGGCGCCCGCTGCGCGGCCGCGTCGACGTCAAGGGCGCGAAGAACCTCGCGACCAAGGCGATGGTCGCCTCGCTCCTCGGAGAGACCGTCAGCGTGCTGCGCGACGTCCCCGCCATCAGCGATGTCGCCGTCGTGCGCTCGCTGCTCGAGGTGCACGGCGTCCGCGTGTCCGACGGCGATGAGCCGGGTGCTCTCGTCTTCGACCCGAGCGATGTCGAATCGGCGCACTTCGAAGAGATCGACGCCCACGCCGGCGCCTCCCGCATCCCGATCCTGTTCTGCGGACCCCTCCTGCACCGTCTCGGTCAGGCCTTCATCCCCGACCTCGGCGGATGCCGCATCGGCGACCGCCCGATCGACTTCCATCTGGACGCGCTCCGCAAGTTCGGCGCGATCGTCGAGAAGCTGCCGAGCGGTATCCGTCTCTCCACCGGCGGCACGCGTCTGCACGGGGCCAACATCCACCTCCCGTACCCGAGCGTCGGGGCCACCGAGCAGGTCCTCCTGACCGCCGTTCGCGCCGAGGGTACGACCGAGCTGCGCAACGCAGCCATCGAGCCCGAGATCATGGATCTGATCGCCGTGCTGCAGAAGATGGGCGCGATCATCTCGTACGAGCCGAACCGCGTCATCCTCATCGAGGGCGTCGAGACTCTGCGCGGCTACGACCACCGGTCGATCTTCGACCGCAACGAGGCGGCCTCCTGGGCATCCGCGGCGCTGGCCACCGACGGCGAGATCTTCGTCGGCGGAGCCAAGCAGCAGGAGATGCTCACCTTCCTCAACATCTTCCGCAAGGCGGGCGGCTGGTTCGACATCAAGGAAGACGGCATCCTCTTCCGCCGCGACGGCGAGCTCAAGCCCGTCGTCGTCGAGACCGACGTGCACCCCGGCTTCATGACCGACTGGCAGCAGCCGCTCGTGGTCGCGCTGACGCAGGCCAACGGCCGCTCGGTCGTGCACGAGACGGTCTATGAGAATCGTCTGGGCTTCACCGACGCGCTCGTCAAGATGGGGGCCGACATCGTCGTGCACCCCCGCGGACTGCAGGACGGGCCCCGCCGTGTTCCGCGCCGCGATCTCGAGCAGGCCGCGGTCATCACCGGCCCGACCCCGCTGCATGCCGCGGATATCGTCGTTCCCGACCTGCGCGGCGGGTACAGCCACGTCATCGCGGCTCTGACCGCCGAGGGCGAGTCGAGGGTGTCCGGGGTGGACATCCTCAGCCGTGGCTACGAGAAGTTCCTCGCCAAGCTCGACGCCGTGGGCGCCGACTTCGACGTCATCCGGTGA
- a CDS encoding O-acetylhomoserine aminocarboxypropyltransferase/cysteine synthase family protein: protein MTDDTTGFATRAVHAARNQGAASSRATPIYLTAGFEFDDFDHAADHFGTGAGFGYTRTGNPTVSAVERQLASLESAAEAVLVASGQAAVVTALLTVAGAGDHIVSSTHIYEGTRGLLLDNLARLGIETTFIDEIADPDAWRDAIRPTTRALFAESIANARNDILDIAAVSAVADEFAIPLIVDNTLATPFLLRPIEHGAAMVVHSASKFLAGHGSVLGGVILDDGRFDAEKAGHNAPHLVLPGRGGFPSVFARHGGNARIAYARESVAPRFGASPSPLNAFLIGQGAETLGLRVERQSRNALEVARWLAAHDAVESVDHVGLETHPDHALAQRYLHGGYGSIFTFTLRGGIDAARDFVESVEVFTHMTHIGDVRSLVLHPATTSHSHRTPEERDILGVQPGTLRLSVGIEDVSDLIADLDRVLEPAREAVA from the coding sequence ATGACCGACGACACGACCGGCTTCGCCACCAGAGCGGTCCACGCCGCCCGGAATCAGGGCGCTGCGTCGTCGAGGGCGACACCGATCTATCTGACGGCGGGCTTCGAGTTCGACGACTTCGACCACGCGGCCGACCACTTCGGCACCGGCGCCGGTTTCGGCTACACCCGGACGGGCAACCCGACGGTAAGCGCCGTCGAACGGCAGCTCGCCTCTCTCGAATCGGCCGCGGAGGCCGTGCTCGTCGCGAGCGGTCAGGCCGCGGTCGTCACGGCTTTGCTGACCGTAGCCGGCGCCGGAGACCACATCGTGTCATCGACGCACATCTACGAGGGCACCCGGGGACTCCTGCTCGACAACCTCGCGCGCCTCGGCATCGAGACGACGTTCATCGACGAGATCGCAGACCCGGACGCGTGGCGCGATGCGATCCGCCCCACGACGCGCGCACTGTTCGCGGAGTCGATCGCGAACGCGCGCAACGACATCCTCGACATCGCCGCAGTGAGCGCGGTCGCGGACGAGTTCGCGATCCCCCTCATCGTCGACAACACACTCGCGACCCCCTTCCTGCTGCGTCCGATCGAGCACGGCGCCGCCATGGTCGTGCACTCCGCATCGAAGTTCCTCGCAGGTCACGGGTCGGTGCTCGGAGGTGTGATCCTCGATGACGGTCGCTTCGATGCCGAGAAGGCCGGTCACAATGCTCCTCATCTGGTGCTCCCAGGGCGCGGGGGCTTCCCGAGTGTCTTCGCCCGACACGGCGGCAACGCTCGGATCGCCTATGCCCGCGAATCGGTGGCTCCCCGTTTCGGCGCCTCGCCGTCTCCTCTCAACGCGTTCCTGATCGGACAGGGCGCCGAGACCCTCGGCCTCCGGGTCGAACGACAGTCGCGCAACGCGCTCGAGGTGGCCCGTTGGCTGGCGGCGCACGATGCAGTCGAGAGCGTCGATCACGTGGGCCTCGAGACCCACCCCGATCACGCCCTCGCGCAGCGGTATCTGCACGGCGGATACGGTTCGATCTTCACGTTCACCCTCCGCGGAGGCATCGACGCCGCGCGGGACTTCGTCGAGAGCGTCGAGGTCTTCACGCACATGACCCACATCGGCGACGTGCGCTCACTGGTGCTGCATCCCGCGACCACCAGCCACTCGCACAGGACACCGGAAGAGCGCGACATCCTCGGCGTCCAACCGGGAACACTTCGACTGTCGGTCGGCATCGAAGACGTGTCCGACCTCATCGCCGATCTCGACCGGGTGCTCGAGCCGGCGCGAGAGGCCGTCGCATGA
- the leuC gene encoding 3-isopropylmalate dehydratase large subunit: MNIPAADTAPARPRTLAEKVWDDHLVVKGENGEPDLIYIDLHLVHEVTSPQAFDGLRTEGRPLRRLDLTIATEDHNTPTWDIDKPIADLTSRTQIETLRRNAAEFGVRLHSLGDAEQGIVHVVGPQLGLTMPGITVVCGDSHTSTHGAFGAMAFGIGTSEVEHVMATQTLPLKPFKTMAITVEGTLRPGVTAKDIILAVIAKITTGGGQGYVLEFRGSAIRALSMEGRMTICNMSIEAGARAGMVAPDETTFEYLKGRPHAPKGQDWDDAVAYWRTLPTDEGATFDAEVFIDADELEPFVTWGTNPGQGSSLSAAVPDPAQIADANERAAAERALEYMDLVPGTPLKDVPVDAVFMGSCTNSRIEDLRAFASIIEGKKKADGVRVMVVPGSARVRLEAEAEGLDKIIKDFGAEWRFAGCSMCLGMNPDQLAPGERCASTSNRNFEGRQGKGGRTHLVSPLVAAATAIRGTLSSPSDLNEMAEV, translated from the coding sequence ATGAACATCCCCGCAGCAGACACTGCTCCCGCTCGTCCCAGGACCCTCGCCGAGAAGGTCTGGGACGACCACCTCGTCGTCAAGGGCGAGAACGGCGAGCCGGACCTCATCTACATCGACCTGCACCTGGTGCACGAGGTCACGAGCCCCCAGGCGTTCGACGGACTGCGAACGGAGGGTCGTCCGCTGCGCCGACTCGACCTGACGATCGCCACCGAAGACCACAACACGCCCACGTGGGACATCGACAAGCCCATCGCCGACCTCACGAGCCGCACCCAGATCGAGACGCTGCGCCGCAACGCTGCCGAGTTCGGCGTGCGTCTGCACTCTCTGGGTGATGCCGAGCAGGGCATCGTGCACGTCGTGGGTCCGCAGCTGGGACTCACGATGCCGGGCATCACGGTGGTCTGCGGCGACTCCCACACATCGACCCACGGTGCTTTCGGCGCCATGGCGTTCGGCATCGGCACGAGCGAGGTCGAGCACGTCATGGCGACGCAGACGCTCCCGCTCAAGCCCTTCAAGACGATGGCCATCACGGTCGAGGGGACACTGCGTCCCGGAGTCACCGCGAAGGACATCATCCTCGCCGTGATCGCGAAGATCACGACGGGTGGCGGTCAGGGGTACGTCCTGGAGTTCCGTGGCAGTGCGATCCGCGCGCTGTCCATGGAAGGCCGCATGACCATCTGCAACATGTCGATCGAGGCCGGCGCCCGCGCGGGCATGGTCGCTCCCGACGAGACGACCTTCGAGTACCTGAAGGGTCGTCCGCACGCGCCCAAGGGCCAGGATTGGGACGACGCCGTCGCCTATTGGCGCACGCTCCCGACCGACGAGGGCGCGACGTTCGACGCCGAGGTCTTCATCGACGCCGACGAACTCGAGCCCTTCGTGACGTGGGGCACCAACCCAGGTCAGGGCAGCTCGCTTTCGGCAGCAGTTCCCGACCCCGCTCAGATCGCCGACGCCAATGAGCGCGCCGCAGCGGAGCGCGCGCTCGAGTACATGGATCTGGTCCCCGGTACGCCGCTCAAGGACGTGCCGGTCGACGCGGTCTTCATGGGGTCGTGCACGAACAGCCGCATCGAGGACCTCCGCGCGTTCGCGTCGATCATCGAAGGCAAGAAGAAGGCCGACGGCGTCCGCGTCATGGTCGTGCCAGGATCGGCCCGCGTGCGGCTCGAGGCCGAGGCTGAAGGCCTCGACAAGATCATCAAGGACTTCGGCGCAGAGTGGCGTTTCGCCGGCTGCTCGATGTGCCTCGGAATGAACCCCGATCAGCTCGCTCCGGGCGAGCGGTGCGCATCGACGTCGAATCGCAACTTCGAGGGTCGGCAGGGCAAGGGCGGTCGCACGCACCTGGTGTCGCCGCTCGTCGCCGCGGCGACCGCGATCCGCGGCACGCTGTCGAGTCCCAGCGACCTGAACGAGATGGCGGAGGTCTGA
- a CDS encoding DUF3515 family protein: MPRSRRLAVTAGSLALVAALSGCSTTIHLEPADDANNPACAEVSVLLPDAVGDLDRVWTDAQATGAWGDPTVVLRCGVEPPAPSTEVCTTIGSVDWLVLDQEEERQRLVTYGRDPAVEVMIRRGEEIDFRTVVESLSTSIQSGLEPATARCTDRVPTEDSPDAGSAEG, translated from the coding sequence ATGCCCCGTTCTCGTCGTCTCGCCGTCACCGCGGGGTCTCTGGCCCTTGTCGCGGCGCTTTCCGGATGCTCGACCACGATCCATCTGGAGCCGGCCGACGACGCGAACAATCCGGCATGCGCGGAGGTCTCCGTCCTGCTCCCCGACGCCGTAGGCGATCTGGACCGCGTGTGGACCGATGCCCAAGCCACCGGTGCCTGGGGTGACCCGACGGTCGTGCTGCGCTGCGGCGTCGAGCCGCCGGCACCGTCGACCGAAGTCTGCACCACGATCGGAAGCGTCGACTGGCTCGTGCTCGACCAGGAGGAGGAGCGCCAGCGTCTGGTGACCTACGGTCGCGATCCCGCCGTCGAGGTGATGATCCGCCGCGGCGAGGAGATCGACTTCCGCACGGTTGTCGAGAGTCTCTCGACGAGCATCCAGTCCGGCCTCGAACCGGCGACGGCTCGGTGCACGGACCGGGTGCCCACCGAGGATTCCCCTGACGCGGGATCCGCCGAAGGTTGA
- the rsmD gene encoding 16S rRNA (guanine(966)-N(2))-methyltransferase RsmD has translation MTRIIAGKARGARLDVPHAGTRPTSDRVRESLFGALESADAIVGARVLDLYAGSGALGLETLSRGAASADLVEHGRDAAAVVRRNAAAVAKAGASGAKVHQSTVRSFLQRASGPYDLVFSDPPYDLDDDAMTADLIALAPSLAPDALVIIERARRSTPPDLRAAGLQLIREKAYGDTALWWAEPALASETPQPEVESQSR, from the coding sequence GTGACGAGGATCATCGCCGGAAAGGCACGCGGCGCGCGGCTCGACGTGCCCCACGCAGGAACGCGCCCCACCAGCGACCGTGTACGGGAGTCGCTCTTCGGAGCACTGGAGTCCGCCGACGCGATCGTCGGAGCCCGGGTGCTCGATCTCTACGCCGGCTCGGGTGCGCTGGGATTGGAGACGCTCAGTCGCGGCGCGGCCAGCGCCGATCTCGTCGAGCACGGGCGAGATGCTGCGGCTGTCGTCCGCCGCAATGCCGCCGCCGTCGCGAAGGCCGGCGCGTCCGGCGCAAAGGTGCACCAGAGCACGGTCCGGTCGTTCCTGCAGCGCGCCTCCGGCCCGTACGACCTCGTCTTCTCAGACCCGCCGTACGACCTCGACGACGACGCGATGACCGCCGACCTCATCGCACTCGCACCGAGTCTCGCCCCCGATGCCCTCGTGATCATCGAGCGTGCGCGGCGCTCTACACCTCCCGATCTCCGGGCAGCCGGCCTGCAGCTGATCCGCGAGAAGGCGTACGGAGACACCGCTCTCTGGTGGGCCGAGCCCGCTCTCGCGTCCGAGACGCCTCAGCCCGAGGTCGAATCCCAGTCTCGATAG
- a CDS encoding NAD(P)H-dependent glycerol-3-phosphate dehydrogenase, which yields MTPKRNTPAGPRVAVIGAGSWGTTFGKILADGGAQVTMWARRAELAHEIDEAKRNSRYLPGINLPRTMAATHELAIALRDVDQVYLSVPSQSLRENLKALRPLLSDNDAKIVSLMKGVERTTGLRMSQVIEQELRCDPDRIAVASGPNLALEIAREQPTAAVISSRSQETAEEVARAARNSYFRTFVNTDVIGTEFGGVLKNLIAVAIGIVDGVGYGENTKASIITRGLVEMTDFAVANGAHPETLQGLAGLGDLIATCQSPLSRNNTAGRLLGQGYSFQDVVKQMQQTAEGLASVAPVLQLARESEVHMPIVEQVKMVLDGKMNPRDIAPHLTTDDDTPQGERTNHGQADGGGALRRALQRAFDQFRNGGRSAGRD from the coding sequence TTGACTCCTAAGCGCAACACGCCAGCGGGCCCCCGAGTCGCCGTCATCGGCGCAGGCAGCTGGGGCACGACGTTCGGGAAGATCCTCGCCGACGGCGGTGCGCAGGTCACGATGTGGGCTCGTCGCGCCGAACTCGCGCACGAGATCGACGAGGCCAAGCGCAACTCGCGCTATCTGCCCGGCATCAACCTGCCGCGCACCATGGCGGCGACGCATGAGTTGGCGATCGCGCTGCGTGACGTCGACCAGGTGTACCTCTCGGTGCCGAGCCAGTCGCTGCGCGAGAACCTCAAGGCGCTGCGACCGTTGCTGTCCGACAACGACGCGAAGATCGTCAGCCTGATGAAGGGCGTCGAACGCACGACGGGGCTGAGGATGAGCCAGGTCATCGAGCAGGAGCTGCGGTGCGATCCCGACCGCATCGCCGTGGCTTCGGGGCCGAACCTCGCGCTCGAGATCGCCCGGGAGCAGCCGACGGCCGCCGTGATCTCCTCGCGCAGCCAGGAGACGGCCGAGGAGGTCGCTCGTGCGGCTCGTAACTCGTACTTCCGGACCTTCGTCAACACCGATGTGATCGGCACGGAGTTCGGGGGAGTGCTGAAGAACCTGATCGCGGTGGCGATCGGCATCGTCGACGGCGTCGGGTACGGCGAGAACACCAAGGCGTCGATCATCACGCGCGGACTCGTCGAGATGACCGACTTCGCGGTCGCGAACGGCGCGCACCCCGAGACGCTCCAGGGGCTCGCGGGTCTGGGAGACCTCATCGCGACGTGCCAGTCTCCGCTGAGCCGCAACAACACGGCCGGGCGCCTGCTCGGCCAGGGATACAGCTTCCAGGACGTCGTCAAGCAGATGCAGCAGACTGCCGAGGGCCTCGCGTCCGTCGCGCCGGTGCTGCAGCTCGCGCGCGAGTCCGAGGTGCACATGCCCATCGTCGAGCAGGTGAAGATGGTGCTCGACGGCAAGATGAACCCGCGCGACATCGCACCCCACCTGACGACGGACGACGACACCCCGCAGGGTGAGAGGACCAACCATGGACAAGCAGACGGTGGTGGTGCTCTTCGGAGGGCGCTCCAGCGAGCATTCGATCAGTTCCGCAACGGCGGGCGGAGTGCTGGGCGCGATTGA
- a CDS encoding D-alanine--D-alanine ligase family protein: MDKQTVVVLFGGRSSEHSISSATAGGVLGAIDRDRYAVIPVGITREGAFVLEDDDPSKFPLDAAHLPEVADNGTRVLWPEPGGDRTLRVVRPDGTSESLGHVDVVLPLLHGLHGEDGAIQGFFEVIDMPYAGCGILDSAVSLDKHFTKLALTSAGIAVSPGITVRRNEWQADPAIVRDRIAELGDVVFVKPASAGSSVGVSRVDHGDGLDAAMEIAFAEDGKVLVETQVVGREIEVGVLAGRPGERARASLPGEVVLTSRSFYDFEGKYLGGDGVEIVCPADVDDVLIERLRETAVRVFEAVDAKGLARVDFFVTPSGELVVNELNTMPGFTPISMFPKCWVASGLSYGDLISELIEAGLRR, from the coding sequence ATGGACAAGCAGACGGTGGTGGTGCTCTTCGGAGGGCGCTCCAGCGAGCATTCGATCAGTTCCGCAACGGCGGGCGGAGTGCTGGGCGCGATTGATCGCGATCGCTATGCGGTGATCCCCGTCGGGATCACCCGCGAGGGGGCTTTCGTCCTCGAAGACGACGACCCGTCGAAGTTCCCGCTGGATGCAGCGCATCTGCCCGAGGTCGCCGACAACGGCACCAGGGTGCTGTGGCCCGAACCCGGCGGGGACCGGACGTTGCGCGTCGTGCGCCCGGATGGGACCAGCGAATCGCTCGGTCATGTCGACGTCGTGCTGCCGCTGCTGCATGGGCTGCATGGCGAGGATGGAGCCATCCAGGGTTTCTTCGAGGTCATCGACATGCCCTACGCGGGCTGCGGAATCCTTGATTCCGCGGTCTCGTTGGACAAGCACTTCACGAAGTTGGCACTCACGTCCGCGGGCATCGCGGTATCGCCGGGGATTACGGTGCGGAGGAACGAGTGGCAGGCCGATCCGGCGATCGTCCGCGATCGGATCGCCGAGCTGGGCGATGTGGTCTTCGTCAAGCCGGCGAGTGCCGGATCGAGCGTCGGCGTGTCGCGCGTCGACCACGGGGACGGCCTCGATGCCGCCATGGAGATCGCGTTCGCCGAAGACGGCAAGGTACTCGTCGAGACGCAGGTCGTCGGGCGTGAGATCGAGGTGGGCGTTCTGGCCGGGCGCCCCGGCGAGCGGGCACGCGCCTCACTGCCGGGCGAGGTCGTGCTCACCTCACGCAGCTTCTACGACTTCGAGGGCAAGTATCTCGGCGGTGACGGTGTAGAGATCGTGTGCCCCGCGGACGTCGACGATGTGTTGATCGAGCGGCTGCGCGAGACCGCAGTCCGAGTCTTCGAGGCGGTGGACGCCAAGGGCCTCGCCCGCGTCGACTTCTTCGTGACGCCCTCCGGAGAGCTCGTCGTCAACGAGCTCAACACGATGCCCGGATTCACGCCGATCTCGATGTTCCCGAAGTGCTGGGTGGCATCCGGACTCAGCTACGGCGACCTGATCTCCGAGCTGATCGAAGCGGGCCTGCGCCGCTGA
- the leuD gene encoding 3-isopropylmalate dehydratase small subunit has product MEKFITHTGIAAPLKRSNVDTDQIIPAVFLKRVTKTGFEDALFHGWRQDPEFVLNQPAFQGASVLVAGPDFGTGSSREHAVWALRDFGFAVVLSPRFADIFRGNSGKQGLVAATISEEDLERIWAEIDRNPGASITVDLEARVASIGEIQADLGIDDYTRWRLLEGLDDIGLTLRNEDKIAQFEARRESWRPRTLPVQ; this is encoded by the coding sequence ATGGAGAAGTTCATCACCCACACGGGAATCGCGGCTCCGTTGAAGCGCTCGAACGTCGACACCGACCAGATCATCCCGGCCGTGTTCCTCAAGCGCGTCACCAAGACCGGCTTCGAGGACGCGCTGTTCCACGGGTGGCGCCAGGACCCGGAGTTCGTGCTCAACCAGCCCGCTTTCCAGGGAGCGTCGGTGCTCGTCGCCGGACCGGATTTCGGCACCGGATCGAGCCGAGAGCACGCCGTGTGGGCACTGCGCGACTTCGGGTTCGCCGTCGTCCTGAGCCCGCGCTTCGCCGACATCTTCCGAGGCAACTCGGGCAAGCAGGGGCTCGTCGCCGCGACCATCTCCGAAGAGGATCTCGAGCGGATCTGGGCCGAGATCGACCGGAATCCCGGGGCATCCATCACCGTGGACCTCGAGGCGCGGGTGGCGTCGATCGGTGAGATCCAGGCTGACCTCGGGATCGACGATTACACTAGATGGCGGCTCCTCGAAGGGCTCGATGACATCGGGCTCACGCTGCGCAACGAAGACAAGATCGCGCAGTTCGAGGCCCGTCGCGAGTCGTGGCGGCCCCGGACCCTTCCCGTTCAGTGA
- a CDS encoding lysophospholipid acyltransferase family protein, with the protein MTRMGSRSRETTRPSVFWPLAAIAVPLISLLAKMRITGAEKLPREGAYVLAPNHYSEFDPLIVALAVWRIGRAPRFMAKESLFKVPVLGWILRRTGMIPVARSSSASAAKQTLKQSAELVEHGRGVIVYPEGTLTRDPDMWPMRGKSGAVRLALTDGLPLIPMAQWGTQEIMGRYQKGLSLWPLRKRVDVIIGDPVDVSDLRGRAGETAALNEATERLMNAITALLEELRGEKAPAERWNPASHGQKETGRLDS; encoded by the coding sequence GTGACCCGGATGGGTTCCCGGTCACGCGAGACGACGCGGCCCAGTGTGTTCTGGCCGCTCGCGGCGATCGCCGTGCCGTTGATCTCCCTGCTGGCGAAGATGCGCATCACCGGCGCCGAGAAGCTCCCTCGTGAGGGGGCCTACGTCCTGGCTCCCAACCACTACTCGGAGTTCGATCCGCTCATCGTGGCACTCGCGGTGTGGCGGATCGGGCGCGCGCCCCGATTCATGGCCAAGGAGAGCCTGTTCAAGGTTCCCGTGCTCGGATGGATTCTGCGTCGCACGGGAATGATCCCGGTGGCTCGTTCGTCATCGGCATCGGCCGCGAAGCAGACGCTGAAGCAGTCGGCCGAACTGGTCGAGCACGGGCGCGGGGTGATCGTGTACCCCGAGGGCACTCTGACGCGCGATCCCGACATGTGGCCGATGCGCGGCAAGTCAGGCGCCGTGCGGCTGGCTCTGACCGACGGCCTCCCGTTGATCCCGATGGCCCAGTGGGGCACCCAGGAGATCATGGGGCGATACCAGAAGGGGCTGAGCCTGTGGCCGCTGCGCAAGCGCGTGGACGTGATCATCGGCGACCCGGTCGACGTGTCGGACCTGCGTGGCCGTGCGGGCGAGACCGCGGCACTGAATGAGGCCACAGAACGGCTGATGAACGCGATCACCGCGTTGCTCGAAGAGCTGCGCGGCGAGAAGGCGCCGGCTGAACGCTGGAACCCTGCCTCGCACGGACAGAAGGAGACGGGTCGCCTTGACTCCTAA